Proteins encoded within one genomic window of Glycine soja cultivar W05 chromosome 1, ASM419377v2, whole genome shotgun sequence:
- the LOC114419818 gene encoding uncharacterized protein LOC114419818 isoform X1 encodes METPSSTRRVTRSQALSASNDALIAVSTGKIEDSEKNASKSKSRVQQQDQSALIDITNDSPIVGLANGVILGTPLAKQRGSKIKNTPGSGEALLRGQVKTLLLKVEEEIELSKFSLESTELVAPMPVNTPQIQNLSGLASVTTPSVVLQQPLIPQVVNHVFDGSESEKSVISRSLLFDFSEKSQLSNASEECFSELSYEEVVQAEREIRSCFIEDDDASMSSIWSMQVNASTHDEDDEEIAEDEEGCYSENVEEEKEENDGGLLLDELCVGLNNISMNERIAPKFEGKHTRFAYNSDDEIVKEEVEENFGESDSSSNILRLKGLPTSKGKHLRFYEEEEGKSVL; translated from the exons ATGGAGACCCCATCATCCACCAGAAGAGTAACAAGATCACAGGCTTTGTCTGCTTCCAATGATGCCCTCATCGCAGTTTCCA CAGGAAAGATTGAAGATTCTGAAAAGAACGCATCAAAGTCAAAATCAAGGGTGCAACAACAAGACCAATCCGCACTAATAGACATAACAAATGATTCCCCAATCGTGGGACTTGCGAATGGGGTAATTCTTGGTACCCCATTGGCGAAGCAGAGAGGAAGCAAAATAAAGAACACGCCAGGGTCTGGGGAAGCCTTGCTGAGGGGTCAAGTGAAGACCCTTTTGCTTAAAGTGGAAGAGGAGATTGAACTTTCCAAGTTCTCGCTTGAAAGTACGGAACTTGTTGCACCAATGCCCGTGAATACGCCTCAAATTCAGAATCTTTCTGGTTTGGCTTCGGTTACCACCCCTTCTGTTGTTCTCCAACAACCACTAATTCCTCAG GTGGTGAATCATGTATTTGATGGTTCTGAATCTGAAAAGAGTGTGATAAGCAGATCCCTTTTATTTGACTTCTCAGAGAAATCTCAACTTTCGAATGCATCAGAAGAATGTTTCTCTGAGCTGAGTTATGAGGAAGTAGTACAAGCTGAAAGGGAAATTAGGAGCTGCTTcatagaagatgatgatgcttCTATGAGTTCTATATGGTCAATGCAGGTCAATGCAAGCACccatgatgaagatgatgaggaAATAGCTGAAGATGAAGAAGGTTGTTATTCTGAAaatgttgaagaagaaaaagaagaaaatgatggaggGTTGCTGCTTGATGAATTGTGTGTAGGGTTGAACAACATTAGCATGAATGAAAGGATAGCTCCAAAATTTGAAGGAAAGCACACAAGATTTGCTTACAACAGTGATGATGAGATTGTGAAAGAAGAGGTGGAAGAAAACTTTGGTGAGAGTGATTCTTCATCTAACATATTGCGTTTGAAAGGATTGCCAACTTCAAAAGGAAAACACTTGCGCTTTTATGAGGAAGAGGAGGGAAAATCTGTTTTGTGA
- the LOC114419818 gene encoding uncharacterized protein LOC114419818 isoform X2: METPSSTRRVTRSQALSASNDALIAVSRKIEDSEKNASKSKSRVQQQDQSALIDITNDSPIVGLANGVILGTPLAKQRGSKIKNTPGSGEALLRGQVKTLLLKVEEEIELSKFSLESTELVAPMPVNTPQIQNLSGLASVTTPSVVLQQPLIPQVVNHVFDGSESEKSVISRSLLFDFSEKSQLSNASEECFSELSYEEVVQAEREIRSCFIEDDDASMSSIWSMQVNASTHDEDDEEIAEDEEGCYSENVEEEKEENDGGLLLDELCVGLNNISMNERIAPKFEGKHTRFAYNSDDEIVKEEVEENFGESDSSSNILRLKGLPTSKGKHLRFYEEEEGKSVL, encoded by the exons ATGGAGACCCCATCATCCACCAGAAGAGTAACAAGATCACAGGCTTTGTCTGCTTCCAATGATGCCCTCATCGCAGTTTCCA GAAAGATTGAAGATTCTGAAAAGAACGCATCAAAGTCAAAATCAAGGGTGCAACAACAAGACCAATCCGCACTAATAGACATAACAAATGATTCCCCAATCGTGGGACTTGCGAATGGGGTAATTCTTGGTACCCCATTGGCGAAGCAGAGAGGAAGCAAAATAAAGAACACGCCAGGGTCTGGGGAAGCCTTGCTGAGGGGTCAAGTGAAGACCCTTTTGCTTAAAGTGGAAGAGGAGATTGAACTTTCCAAGTTCTCGCTTGAAAGTACGGAACTTGTTGCACCAATGCCCGTGAATACGCCTCAAATTCAGAATCTTTCTGGTTTGGCTTCGGTTACCACCCCTTCTGTTGTTCTCCAACAACCACTAATTCCTCAG GTGGTGAATCATGTATTTGATGGTTCTGAATCTGAAAAGAGTGTGATAAGCAGATCCCTTTTATTTGACTTCTCAGAGAAATCTCAACTTTCGAATGCATCAGAAGAATGTTTCTCTGAGCTGAGTTATGAGGAAGTAGTACAAGCTGAAAGGGAAATTAGGAGCTGCTTcatagaagatgatgatgcttCTATGAGTTCTATATGGTCAATGCAGGTCAATGCAAGCACccatgatgaagatgatgaggaAATAGCTGAAGATGAAGAAGGTTGTTATTCTGAAaatgttgaagaagaaaaagaagaaaatgatggaggGTTGCTGCTTGATGAATTGTGTGTAGGGTTGAACAACATTAGCATGAATGAAAGGATAGCTCCAAAATTTGAAGGAAAGCACACAAGATTTGCTTACAACAGTGATGATGAGATTGTGAAAGAAGAGGTGGAAGAAAACTTTGGTGAGAGTGATTCTTCATCTAACATATTGCGTTTGAAAGGATTGCCAACTTCAAAAGGAAAACACTTGCGCTTTTATGAGGAAGAGGAGGGAAAATCTGTTTTGTGA